Within the Micromonospora citrea genome, the region CGCCCGCGGTCCGTCTGCGCCGGGGCGGGGAAACCCGGATAGCGGCGACGCCACGTGGTGACCACGGGGCGTTGCACCCCGGCCAGCTCGGCGATCTCGGACAGCGAGATGAGGTCCGTGGCACCGGCCATTGGTCACCTCCTTGCACTCGACGATCACGCGGGTGGTTGGGTCGACAGTAGATGTCGGAACGACTCTTTTCCAGCCCTGCATTGATAACCCGGGTTATCAACGCTTGCGTCGCTGCGTGCTGGCCTTCGCCTGCAATGGGCTGCTGTGATTCATCGGCATCAGCGAGCGGCCGATCCCCGAGCCGCCGCATCCCTTCTGCAATCGGAGCTCATCATGCGTAGGACGACCGCCCTTGCTCTGGCCGCCGCTGCCCTCGTGGCGTTCGGCTGCAGCGCCGGCTCCACCGACGAGACCAGCAGCTCGGGCGGTGGCGACGGTGCCGCCAAGGGCGAGGAGAAGGCGGCGAAGACCGCCAAGATCGGCCAGCCTGCCCGGGACGGGAAGTTCGAGTTCACGGTGAAGTCGTCCAAGTGCGGCGTCGCCAAGGTCGGCGACAGCGTGCTCGGCGAGAAGGCGCAGGGCCAGTTCTGCCTGGTCACGATCAACGTCAAGAACATCGGCAAGGAAGCCCAGATGTTCGACGGCAGCAGCCAGAAGGCGTACGCGGCCGACGGCACCGAGTACTCCTCCGACACCGGCGCCGCCATCTACGCCAACAAGAACGCCGAGACGTTCCTCAACGACATCAACCCCGGCAACCAGGTCACGGGGGTCGTGGTCTTCGACATCCCGAAGAACGTCAAGCTCGCCAAGCTCGAGCTGCACGACTCGCCGTTCTCCGGCGGCGTCACCGTCGCCCTGAGCTGACTCCTCGCGCCAGGGGCGGGCCCCGCGAAGCCCGCCCTCGGCGCACCACGCGTCCCCGCCAACTGCCAGCACAGGTCTCTACGCGAGGAGATTGAGATGCGCGGTGCGACGGGCCGGATCTCGTCCGGCTCCATCACCCGCCCCGCAGGCCGGAAGGACCCCCGCCGGCCCGGCCCTGAGCAGCCCACCCTGTTCGACGTCCCCGCCCCACCCGGCCCGCCCGGCACCTACCCCACCACCATCTATCGCCTTCGGGTTTCCGCCACCCCGGAGGGCCTGCAGGAGGCACTCAACCTTCGCTACCTGACCGAGAACGGCTTCGAGCCGTCGCCGCGACAGGTCGCCGGCGCACCCGCGCTGCTGGTGCACGGCACGGTGCCCCGCCTGCGCGCCGAGTGGTGCGACATCCTCGCCGGGCTGACCGGCGGGGAGGTCGAACTCGGCTACAGCAGCGGTGGCGGGGCGCTGCTGCTGGCCGTCGACGACCGCGTGTACGCGCTGACCTACGGGACCCTCGGCCGCCACATGGTCGAGCAGGAGGTGATCGACCGGACGTTCGGCGTGTCCTTCGCCGTACGGGCGCTGGTGCCGAGCGACATCCGGCAGGTCCGCCGACGGGTCGTAGGTGCCAGCGGGCGGGTGGACCGCAGCTTCGTCCCCGCCGGCCAGCCCATCTGGAAGTACGGCATCGACAAGTGGGGCGAGATCGTCGGCCAGGTTTGCGGCTACACGGACAATCCGCAGCTGACCGTCTGCCGGCGCAGCGGCAAGCCCGCCCGGATCGACGGTGGCGACGCCCTGCACATCCACGTATGTGTCGAGCCCGCCGGGCTCCTCGCGGACCTGCGGGAGATCGAGCGAGTCTGCCAGGAGGAGTCGCCCCTGGCCGACCTGGAGTTCATCACCCAGATCCGACCGGTGCCGCCATCGGACGCGCGCATGCCGGACCTCATCGGCGCCCTGGACGAGCGGTTGGCGCTCGTCGATCCGCCTGCCCTCGGCGTGGCGGTGCCCGGCAACCTGATCGGCGACATCGAGCGCGCCGCGTCGTACGTGATCCAGGTTCCGAAGTCCGGCCTGGCCCCGACCTTGACCGACGAGCTGGACCTGCCTGCCATCCTCGCCCACACCAACGGCGCGCTGGACGGCGACCGGTGGAACGGACTGCGCAACGGAAGCGTCACGCTCTACGCCGACGCTCACGGTACCGAGGCGATGGTGAGGACCCGGGCCTACCACTGGATCACGGCAGAGGTGGCCGTCGGCACCAGTCACCTGCTGCTCCACGAGGGCGACTGGTATGAGATCGGCGACCGGCACCGAGACTTCCTGCGCCGGGAGATCGCCGAGATCCTGGCCCGGCCCTCCGACGTCGCGTTGCCGCCCTGGACCAGCGACCTCAAGGACGAGGACGCCTACAACCGGGCCGCAGCCCACCGTGACCCGAAGCTGGTGCTGCTGGACAAGAAACTGCTCCGGACGGCCCAACACCGGCGCGGCATCGAGGCGTGCGACCTGCTCGGCCCATCCGGCGAGCTGATTCACGTCAAGCGTGCGAAGAGCAGCGCCCCGCTGAGCCACCTCTTCGCCCAGGGCATCGTCTCCTACGAGGCGCTGCGCTATCAGGAAGACGCGCGCGCCAGGTTCCTCGACGTCGTGCGGCGACAGCCGAACGGACGTGATCTGAGCCCGGACTTCCGCCCCACCAAGGTCGTCTACGCCATCGCGCTCGACGCCGGCCGTGCGATCACCGTCGGCTCGCTCTTCACCTTCGCCCAGGTCGCGCTCTATCAAGCGATGAAGTCGCTGCGGAACGAGGGTGTCGAGGTCGAGGTCGTCGGCATCCCATCCGCCTGATCCGTCCACGACATCAGCTCCACAGCGTCCCGCTGACTCAGCCGCCCCACCACCGCCTCGACGAGGAGAGAACCATGACCGAGCCCCAGGCCCAGCCGGAACCGCAGCCCGCGCCCCAGACCCACCCCGAGGCGACGGACACCGCCGACCCGCAGACCGCCCCGCGGAAGAAGCCCCAGGTCCGATGGATCATCGCCGGCGTCGCCGTGCTGGTCCTGCTGCTCTGCTTCGGTGGCTGCGGCGCGCTGCTGGCCACGACCAGCGGTGACGAGCCGGTCGCCGGCAAGACCGTCGCCTCCGCCGCACCGCAGGCGCACCCCGCCACGTCCGCCGCCACCACCACCGCCGCCGCCACGACCGCGCCCGCCACGACCGCGCCGCCCGTTCCCGCCTACGGCACGCCGACGAAGAGCGACTTCATGCTCAAGGTCAAGATCCTGAAGAAGAAGTGCTTCGGCAGCGCCGGCTGCAACATCACCTACCGGATCGACGTGACGTACACCGGCGACGTCGACCTGGACCCGTCCAAGACGTACGAGGTGACG harbors:
- a CDS encoding DUF4352 domain-containing protein, whose translation is MRRTTALALAAAALVAFGCSAGSTDETSSSGGGDGAAKGEEKAAKTAKIGQPARDGKFEFTVKSSKCGVAKVGDSVLGEKAQGQFCLVTINVKNIGKEAQMFDGSSQKAYAADGTEYSSDTGAAIYANKNAETFLNDINPGNQVTGVVVFDIPKNVKLAKLELHDSPFSGGVTVALS
- a CDS encoding DUF6119 family protein — its product is MRGATGRISSGSITRPAGRKDPRRPGPEQPTLFDVPAPPGPPGTYPTTIYRLRVSATPEGLQEALNLRYLTENGFEPSPRQVAGAPALLVHGTVPRLRAEWCDILAGLTGGEVELGYSSGGGALLLAVDDRVYALTYGTLGRHMVEQEVIDRTFGVSFAVRALVPSDIRQVRRRVVGASGRVDRSFVPAGQPIWKYGIDKWGEIVGQVCGYTDNPQLTVCRRSGKPARIDGGDALHIHVCVEPAGLLADLREIERVCQEESPLADLEFITQIRPVPPSDARMPDLIGALDERLALVDPPALGVAVPGNLIGDIERAASYVIQVPKSGLAPTLTDELDLPAILAHTNGALDGDRWNGLRNGSVTLYADAHGTEAMVRTRAYHWITAEVAVGTSHLLLHEGDWYEIGDRHRDFLRREIAEILARPSDVALPPWTSDLKDEDAYNRAAAHRDPKLVLLDKKLLRTAQHRRGIEACDLLGPSGELIHVKRAKSSAPLSHLFAQGIVSYEALRYQEDARARFLDVVRRQPNGRDLSPDFRPTKVVYAIALDAGRAITVGSLFTFAQVALYQAMKSLRNEGVEVEVVGIPSA